In a genomic window of Temperatibacter marinus:
- the rplT gene encoding 50S ribosomal protein L20, which produces MARVKRGVTSHAKHKKVISEAKGYRGRRKNTIKVARQAVEKAGQYAYRDRKAKKRTFRALWIQRINAGSRALGLNYGNFMHGLSLAGIEVDRKVLSDLAINEPQAFEALVEQAKAALAAK; this is translated from the coding sequence ATGGCTCGCGTAAAACGTGGTGTTACTTCACATGCTAAACATAAAAAGGTAATTTCGGAAGCTAAGGGCTACCGTGGTCGCCGTAAAAATACAATTAAAGTTGCTCGTCAAGCTGTAGAAAAAGCTGGCCAGTACGCATACCGCGATCGTAAAGCGAAGAAGCGTACATTCCGTGCTTTGTGGATTCAGCGTATCAATGCTGGTTCACGCGCTCTAGGCTTGAACTATGGTAACTTCATGCACGGCCTCTCTTTGGCTGGAATTGAAGTTGACCGTAAAGTGCTTTCTGACCTTGCTATCAACGAACCTCAAGCTTTTGAGGCATTGGTTGAACAAGCCAAGGCTGCACTTGCTGCAAAATAA
- a CDS encoding TraB/GumN family protein → MSKLTNPLKKITFIYLFLLASCGLSLSATADVALYKIKDSDTTIYLMGTIHILPKGTNWQTNAIQEAFDASDSLVVEVSQSTMTPADMQPLIMKYGLLPNGATLESVLDADVYAMIKNLYGSNAQAWAQVNRMQPWLLGVTISAGQMVQSGFDPNSGVDKVLEGLAITAGKNVISLETAEYQMKALASMGNIIKSGMLKEMLEDLPAITTQINQMKDAWMQGDMDKLAVIMNEEMAEFPAAMETMLYTRNANWIGQIDQMMAKPGTVFIAVGAGHLAGEKSVIDLLKKAGIPVEQVQ, encoded by the coding sequence ATGTCTAAATTAACTAACCCATTGAAAAAAATAACTTTTATATATTTATTTCTTTTAGCGTCTTGTGGCTTAAGCTTGTCTGCCACTGCCGATGTTGCTCTCTATAAAATAAAAGATAGTGACACAACCATCTACTTGATGGGAACCATACACATCCTTCCAAAAGGGACAAATTGGCAAACAAACGCCATTCAAGAGGCATTTGACGCTTCAGATTCGCTCGTTGTAGAAGTGAGTCAATCCACCATGACTCCCGCAGACATGCAGCCTCTCATTATGAAATACGGCCTTCTTCCGAATGGTGCAACATTAGAGTCCGTCTTGGATGCCGATGTCTATGCTATGATCAAAAACCTTTATGGATCCAATGCTCAGGCATGGGCACAGGTAAACAGAATGCAGCCTTGGTTATTGGGCGTCACTATCTCTGCTGGTCAAATGGTACAGAGCGGTTTTGACCCCAATTCTGGCGTTGACAAAGTGTTAGAGGGACTAGCCATTACGGCCGGTAAAAATGTGATATCGCTGGAAACCGCTGAGTATCAAATGAAGGCCCTCGCCTCAATGGGCAACATAATTAAAAGCGGCATGCTAAAGGAAATGCTTGAAGACTTACCCGCCATAACAACTCAAATCAATCAAATGAAAGACGCATGGATGCAAGGCGATATGGACAAACTTGCTGTCATTATGAATGAAGAAATGGCTGAGTTTCCCGCAGCCATGGAAACCATGCTTTATACCCGCAATGCCAACTGGATAGGTCAAATTGATCAAATGATGGCCAAGCCAGGGACAGTCTTTATTGCTGTGGGCGCGGGTCACCTCGCCGGAGAGAAAAGTGTGATTGATCTTCTCAAAAAGGCTGGTATCCCAGTTGAACAAGTACAATAA
- the rpmI gene encoding 50S ribosomal protein L35 has translation MPKMKTKSSVKKRFKLTASGKVRSAQAGKQHGMIKRTNKQIRNQRGTTILKDCDANIVKKFMPYG, from the coding sequence ATGCCCAAAATGAAGACGAAGTCCAGCGTGAAGAAACGCTTTAAACTTACCGCTTCCGGTAAGGTGCGTTCAGCTCAGGCTGGTAAGCAGCACGGTATGATCAAACGTACCAATAAGCAAATCCGTAACCAGCGTGGTACTACAATCCTTAAAGATTGTGATGCCAACATCGTGAAAAAGTTCATGCCCTACGGCTAG
- a CDS encoding DUF3224 domain-containing protein: protein MIRSCGTFTISMTPQDDETHSMGRLTFDKIFSGDFTGISVGQMLSHRSSVEGSAGYVALERLEGSLDGKRGGFHLMHLGTMQAGDQQLSVSIVPNSGTDDLTGITGTLEIDIKEGVHHYTLSYEFMP, encoded by the coding sequence ATGATACGATCTTGCGGTACTTTTACCATCAGCATGACCCCTCAAGATGATGAAACTCACTCTATGGGACGTTTAACATTTGATAAAATATTTTCCGGGGATTTTACCGGCATAAGTGTCGGCCAGATGCTTAGTCATCGCAGCAGTGTAGAGGGTTCCGCGGGATATGTGGCCCTAGAAAGACTTGAGGGCTCTCTTGATGGGAAGCGAGGGGGTTTTCATCTCATGCACCTAGGTACAATGCAGGCAGGCGACCAACAACTCTCTGTTTCTATCGTCCCTAATTCAGGCACCGACGACCTTACGGGCATCACAGGAACCCTTGAAATAGATATAAAAGAAGGGGTGCATCATTACACCCTTTCTTATGAGTTTATGCCTTAA
- the pheT gene encoding phenylalanine--tRNA ligase subunit beta: protein MKFTLSWLKDHLETEASLTEILDILNAIGLEVEEVVDPSETLGAFKIGYVKAAEKHPDADKLQVCIVDTGSEEITVVCGAPNARADMKVVLGRPGDYVPGLDVTLALRPVRGVESNGMMCSSAELNLGEDSDGIMDLPADAPVGESYIDYAGLNDPVIEIAITPNRQDCLGVYGIARDLAAAGLGRLKPYQIPEIKGSFESPVSVSVQGEGCPAYIGYSFRGVKNDQSPLWLQNRLTSVGVKVISKLVDVTNYISYEFGRPLHVYDAAKVTGNIVTRVATEGESFTALDDNEYTCIGGESVIADEAGILGFAGIIGGSASGVSEETTDVILEIGYFDPIRAATTGRHHGILTDARYRSERGLDAGFMEAGAKIAVQMILDLCGGDVSQPFSDGTAPILDKTVSFRSDRVMTLGGVDLPAEKSIEILSSLGFTVQESNPYMVTIPSWRTDVDGEADLVEEVLRIYGYDNIPSVQLDVTNHKAGTTLSDNQKRARATKRGLASSGMHEAVTWSFMSQADAVAFGGGDSKLTVDNPISSDLDQMRPSILPNLLKAAQRNKDRGNGNMALFEVGPVYLDDTNKGQLLVASGIRTGQTNERHWAVASDDVSVFEAKADALRALEAAGAPVQNLQVFTEAPEYYHPGRKGTLRLGPKNILASFGELHPSALKALDVDGPAVGFEVYLDRIPAARNKTANKGALDVSNLQSVERDFAFLVDQNKAAGDLLRAVKGADKKYISSVSLFDVYEGKGVPEGQKSLALCVTLTPDTTTFADSDIEQISAKIIQAAHKSVGAELRG, encoded by the coding sequence ATGAAATTCACTCTCTCATGGCTTAAAGACCACCTGGAAACAGAGGCTAGCCTTACAGAAATCCTTGATATACTGAATGCCATCGGGCTTGAAGTTGAAGAGGTTGTAGATCCTTCTGAGACATTAGGCGCCTTTAAGATTGGTTATGTAAAAGCAGCCGAAAAACATCCGGATGCTGATAAACTTCAAGTCTGTATTGTTGATACTGGATCTGAAGAAATTACGGTTGTTTGCGGGGCACCAAATGCTCGGGCTGATATGAAAGTTGTGCTTGGACGACCTGGCGACTATGTCCCGGGCCTTGATGTAACTTTGGCACTGCGTCCTGTGCGCGGTGTTGAGAGTAATGGCATGATGTGCTCAAGCGCTGAATTAAACCTTGGTGAAGACAGTGACGGCATTATGGATTTGCCTGCTGATGCACCTGTGGGTGAAAGTTACATAGATTACGCAGGCCTTAATGACCCAGTTATTGAAATCGCCATCACCCCTAACAGACAAGATTGCTTGGGGGTTTACGGTATCGCGCGCGACCTTGCTGCGGCCGGTCTTGGACGGTTAAAGCCTTACCAAATACCTGAAATTAAAGGATCTTTTGAAAGCCCTGTTTCTGTTTCAGTTCAAGGTGAGGGGTGCCCAGCCTATATTGGCTATTCCTTTAGAGGGGTCAAAAACGATCAGAGCCCACTTTGGCTTCAGAACAGGTTGACATCTGTTGGGGTTAAAGTGATCAGCAAGCTTGTGGACGTCACCAATTATATTTCATATGAATTTGGACGCCCTTTGCATGTTTATGATGCAGCAAAAGTGACTGGCAATATTGTCACGCGTGTGGCAACAGAAGGTGAAAGTTTCACAGCCCTTGATGATAATGAATATACTTGTATTGGGGGCGAGAGTGTGATTGCAGATGAGGCTGGTATATTAGGATTTGCCGGTATTATCGGGGGCAGTGCAAGTGGCGTTTCTGAAGAGACGACAGATGTTATTTTAGAGATTGGATATTTTGACCCAATCCGCGCAGCAACCACAGGTCGCCATCATGGTATTTTAACCGATGCACGCTATCGCAGTGAGCGGGGGCTAGATGCTGGCTTTATGGAGGCGGGCGCTAAAATTGCTGTGCAAATGATCTTAGATTTATGCGGTGGGGACGTCTCACAGCCATTCAGCGATGGCACAGCCCCAATTCTTGATAAGACGGTGAGCTTTAGAAGTGACCGTGTGATGACCCTTGGCGGCGTAGACCTTCCTGCAGAAAAGAGTATTGAAATTCTTTCAAGTCTTGGCTTTACAGTGCAAGAAAGTAATCCATATATGGTTACAATACCCTCTTGGCGTACAGATGTGGACGGAGAGGCGGATCTGGTCGAGGAAGTTCTGCGTATATATGGGTATGATAATATTCCGTCTGTGCAGCTTGATGTAACAAACCATAAAGCCGGCACAACCTTGTCTGATAATCAAAAGCGGGCCCGAGCTACAAAACGGGGTCTAGCCAGCTCTGGTATGCATGAAGCGGTCACTTGGTCCTTCATGTCCCAGGCTGATGCTGTCGCTTTTGGTGGTGGAGATTCGAAGCTCACAGTAGATAATCCAATCTCTAGTGATTTGGATCAGATGCGTCCGTCGATTTTACCAAACTTGTTGAAGGCGGCGCAAAGAAACAAAGACCGCGGTAACGGCAACATGGCCCTCTTTGAAGTTGGGCCTGTTTATCTAGATGATACAAACAAGGGTCAACTGCTTGTCGCAAGCGGTATACGAACGGGTCAAACCAATGAGCGTCACTGGGCGGTTGCGTCTGATGATGTCAGTGTTTTTGAGGCAAAAGCAGATGCATTGAGAGCCTTGGAAGCGGCTGGGGCACCTGTACAAAATTTACAGGTCTTTACAGAGGCCCCTGAGTATTATCATCCAGGTCGTAAAGGAACACTGCGGTTGGGACCAAAGAATATTCTTGCAAGCTTTGGTGAATTGCACCCCTCTGCTCTGAAGGCATTGGATGTTGACGGGCCTGCAGTTGGATTTGAAGTTTATTTAGACCGCATTCCGGCTGCGCGCAACAAAACAGCGAATAAGGGCGCATTGGATGTATCAAACCTTCAGAGCGTTGAGCGAGATTTTGCTTTCCTTGTCGATCAAAATAAAGCAGCAGGAGATTTATTACGCGCTGTGAAAGGGGCAGATAAGAAATATATTTCTTCGGTCTCACTCTTTGATGTTTATGAAGGAAAGGGTGTACCAGAAGGCCAAAAGTCTTTGGCTCTCTGTGTTACTCTGACACCGGATACAACAACCTTTGCTGATTCTGATATTGAACAGATTTCTGCTAAGATCATACAGGCGGCACATAAGTCTGTGGGTGCAGAGCTACGCGGATAA
- the pheS gene encoding phenylalanine--tRNA ligase subunit alpha produces the protein MQDQITALEAEITEAIEAASDLNTLEEVRVSALGKKGRVSGLMKGLGKMDPEERKVMGPALNGLKNAIAAKLDGAKGVLESAALEARLATETLDVSLPSKPDTLGSIHPISQVMDEIAEIFATMGFDVAEGPDLEDDFHNFTALNIPEHHPARQMHDTFYLKPDDQGERKVLRTHTSPVQIRTMENKKPPIRIIAPGRTYRSDSDATHTPMFHQVEGLVIDKDTHLGHLKGTLEAFLKAFFEVDAVTLRLRPSYFPFTEPSMEVDVQCEFKDGSVKIGDGNDWLEILGSGMVNPRVLEACDLDPTLYQGFAFGCGIDRLAMLKYGMNDLRAFFDADLRWLKHYGFRALGLPSLASGINGGLS, from the coding sequence ATGCAGGATCAAATTACGGCTCTTGAAGCTGAAATTACAGAAGCCATCGAGGCCGCCTCTGACCTGAACACTCTTGAAGAAGTGCGTGTCTCAGCTCTTGGTAAAAAAGGCCGTGTCTCTGGTCTAATGAAGGGGCTCGGTAAAATGGACCCTGAAGAACGTAAAGTGATGGGTCCAGCGCTCAATGGATTGAAAAATGCCATTGCAGCTAAGCTTGATGGTGCAAAAGGGGTCTTAGAATCGGCTGCGCTTGAAGCACGCCTTGCTACAGAGACATTAGATGTGTCCTTGCCCAGCAAGCCAGATACGTTAGGGTCCATTCACCCGATCAGTCAAGTGATGGACGAGATTGCTGAAATCTTTGCAACCATGGGCTTCGATGTTGCAGAAGGTCCTGATCTTGAAGATGACTTCCACAATTTTACAGCCCTCAATATTCCTGAGCATCATCCAGCTCGTCAGATGCACGATACATTTTATCTAAAGCCAGATGATCAGGGAGAGCGAAAAGTTCTTCGTACCCATACAAGCCCTGTTCAAATCAGAACCATGGAAAATAAAAAACCTCCGATCCGCATTATTGCGCCAGGGCGTACCTATCGGAGCGATAGTGATGCAACACATACCCCCATGTTCCATCAAGTTGAAGGCTTGGTGATCGACAAGGATACGCACCTCGGGCATCTCAAGGGAACATTGGAAGCCTTTTTGAAAGCCTTCTTTGAGGTTGATGCGGTGACGCTGCGCCTCAGACCTTCATATTTCCCTTTCACAGAGCCAAGTATGGAAGTTGATGTTCAGTGTGAATTTAAAGATGGTTCTGTGAAAATTGGTGATGGCAATGATTGGCTAGAAATTTTAGGGTCAGGCATGGTGAATCCTCGTGTTCTCGAGGCCTGTGATCTGGACCCGACCCTCTATCAAGGGTTTGCTTTTGGGTGCGGCATCGACCGGTTGGCGATGTTGAAATACGGCATGAACGATTTGCGTGCTTTCTTTGATGCAGACTTAAGATGGCTCAAGCATTATGGCTTTAGAGCATTGGGTCTCCCGTCTCTTGCAAGCGGTATTAATGGAGGGCTCAGCTAA